A genome region from Pseudanabaena sp. Chao 1811 includes the following:
- a CDS encoding PAS domain-containing protein, with translation MSFNLSSNSLGEILERITALSLRINSAASLDEMLNITVQQTRELLDCDRVLIYQFLPDGDGAITAESVGAKVQSILGELIYDPCFAQKWWGLYLKGKFSVIEDTQTKPMEPCYANLLARMQVRANLVMPILIGQKVSKYLFGLLLVHQCDRPRQWQDQEISILHNIATQLGLALRNKTQRKKIEENIIASTKRWQYAMDSSGDGIWDWNLQTNEVFFSHRWKNMLGFADHEISNKLEEWKNRVHPDDLEQVYVDIEKHLRGETPQYVNEHRLKCKDGSYKWILDRGLVFSYDADGKPLRFIGTHVDISDRKKVESELQKGEARQRAILEALPDLILRVDRDGSCLDCMMPTNSEPNQFVPIAKHLSEVLPPDLLTIQLQAIERAIATKDLQISNHQLFKFGKLAYEEVRIAAINENEALVIVRDITSQVELSRRLEQISHNVPGVIYQYRLRADGSSHFPYASQGIRDIYDLSPDDVCQDASAIFERLHPDDIEHVGQTIIESAQKLTVWQCEYRVCFDDGRIIWVEGQATPQREPDGSTLWHGYITECTRRKQSEIDLQQSATKLREAYAEQNALFAAMSDLVFIRNSEGKCLKIVTNDIHNLLGTPEEVLSRSIMEELPQPAASIIMLAIREALFTKKIVNCDYSLELHGKVAWFSSNISPIAHDKVIQIARDITERKQAELALAQAKETAEAATRAKSEFLANMSHEIRTPMNGVIGMVDLLIATPLNSEQLEYVQTIRDSGNILLSIINDILDFSKIEAGKLELEQRSFILVDAIKSVSQILSSQCANQENTFKYAIAADVPNVIIGDVSRLSQILINLIGNAIKFTKKGEVTLTVNYLRPSQLQFAIQDTGIGISSDRLNSLFQAFAQADTSINRRYGGTGLGLVICKCLVKLMGGTIWVESKGGIGGEPPMFWQTRSATTQGSTFYFTLTLPLTAKAIATTDMPVNMGNESLMAEQFPLRILVVEDNPVNQKIAMLMILKQFGYHVDVANNGIESVNKVSQGAYDLVFMDVQMPEMDGLTATKLIRANLSIPIQPYIVAMTGNAMPEDRQACFDAGMNDYISKPIRSNEIARVFAQYRNFALNSKIN, from the coding sequence ATGTCGTTTAACTTGTCTAGCAATAGCTTAGGAGAAATTTTAGAGCGCATTACCGCGCTCTCTTTGCGAATAAATTCTGCTGCTAGTTTAGATGAGATGTTAAACATTACTGTCCAGCAAACAAGAGAGCTGTTAGATTGCGATCGCGTATTGATCTATCAGTTCCTGCCCGATGGAGATGGGGCAATTACGGCTGAGTCGGTGGGGGCAAAAGTGCAATCAATTCTAGGGGAATTGATTTACGATCCTTGCTTTGCTCAAAAATGGTGGGGGCTTTATCTAAAAGGAAAGTTTAGTGTGATTGAAGATACACAGACTAAGCCGATGGAGCCTTGTTATGCCAATTTGCTAGCGAGGATGCAGGTTAGGGCAAATCTAGTCATGCCGATTTTGATTGGACAAAAAGTATCAAAATATCTATTTGGGTTGCTGCTTGTGCATCAGTGCGATCGCCCCCGTCAATGGCAAGATCAAGAGATTAGCATACTGCACAATATTGCTACACAACTGGGACTTGCCCTACGCAATAAGACCCAAAGGAAGAAAATAGAAGAAAATATCATTGCGAGTACGAAACGTTGGCAATATGCTATGGATAGTAGTGGCGATGGTATTTGGGATTGGAATCTCCAGACTAATGAGGTTTTCTTCTCACACCGATGGAAAAATATGTTGGGATTTGCCGATCATGAAATTAGCAATAAATTAGAGGAATGGAAGAATCGCGTTCATCCTGATGATCTTGAGCAAGTTTATGTAGATATTGAGAAGCATTTGCGTGGTGAAACTCCACAATATGTGAATGAACATCGACTGAAATGTAAGGATGGGAGCTATAAATGGATTTTGGATCGAGGTTTAGTTTTTAGCTATGATGCCGATGGAAAACCCTTACGATTTATTGGTACGCATGTTGATATTAGCGATCGCAAAAAAGTAGAATCGGAGCTACAAAAGGGTGAAGCTAGGCAGAGAGCCATCCTTGAAGCTCTGCCCGACTTGATTTTGCGCGTTGATCGTGATGGATCATGTTTAGATTGTATGATGCCTACAAACTCGGAACCTAACCAGTTTGTACCAATTGCTAAGCATTTATCTGAAGTCTTACCTCCCGACCTATTAACAATTCAACTGCAAGCAATTGAACGGGCGATCGCCACTAAAGATCTGCAAATATCCAATCATCAACTTTTTAAATTTGGAAAACTTGCCTATGAAGAAGTACGGATCGCAGCAATTAATGAGAATGAAGCTTTAGTCATCGTTCGCGATATTACCTCTCAGGTAGAGCTATCAAGACGATTGGAACAGATCTCGCACAATGTGCCTGGGGTGATTTATCAATACCGACTGAGAGCCGATGGTAGTTCGCATTTTCCCTATGCTAGTCAAGGTATTCGCGATATTTACGATCTTTCCCCTGACGATGTGTGCCAAGATGCTTCTGCTATTTTTGAGCGTCTCCACCCAGATGATATAGAACATGTGGGACAGACAATCATAGAATCCGCTCAAAAACTAACTGTGTGGCAATGTGAATATCGAGTATGTTTTGACGATGGTCGGATCATTTGGGTTGAAGGTCAGGCAACTCCACAAAGAGAACCTGATGGCAGTACTCTCTGGCATGGATACATTACGGAATGTACGAGGCGTAAACAATCAGAAATTGATTTACAGCAGAGTGCTACAAAATTGAGAGAAGCCTATGCTGAGCAAAATGCGCTATTTGCGGCGATGTCTGATTTGGTGTTCATTCGTAATTCTGAAGGGAAGTGTCTTAAAATCGTAACTAATGATATCCATAACTTGTTAGGTACTCCTGAGGAAGTGCTAAGCCGATCAATTATGGAGGAACTTCCTCAACCAGCAGCTAGCATTATTATGTTGGCAATTCGAGAAGCTCTATTTACTAAGAAAATTGTAAATTGTGATTATTCTTTAGAGCTACATGGCAAAGTTGCGTGGTTTTCATCAAATATTTCACCAATTGCCCACGATAAAGTTATTCAGATTGCCAGAGATATTACAGAGCGTAAGCAAGCGGAACTAGCCCTTGCACAGGCTAAGGAAACCGCCGAAGCTGCAACCAGAGCTAAGAGTGAGTTTCTAGCTAATATGAGCCACGAAATTAGAACTCCTATGAATGGGGTCATTGGCATGGTAGATTTGCTCATAGCTACACCACTCAATAGCGAACAGTTGGAATATGTGCAAACGATTCGAGATAGTGGAAATATTCTGCTTTCTATCATTAATGACATTCTTGACTTTTCTAAAATTGAAGCAGGAAAATTAGAACTCGAACAACGTTCTTTTATTTTAGTAGATGCGATTAAGTCCGTTAGCCAGATTTTGAGTAGTCAATGTGCTAATCAAGAAAATACATTCAAATACGCGATCGCGGCTGACGTTCCTAATGTGATTATTGGTGATGTTTCGAGATTAAGTCAAATCTTGATTAACTTAATCGGGAATGCTATTAAGTTTACGAAAAAGGGAGAAGTCACCTTAACCGTGAATTATCTGCGACCTTCCCAACTACAATTTGCCATTCAGGATACAGGTATTGGCATATCTAGCGATCGCCTTAACAGCTTGTTTCAAGCCTTTGCACAGGCTGATACTTCGATCAATCGTCGCTATGGTGGTACAGGGCTAGGTTTGGTAATTTGTAAATGTCTAGTGAAGTTGATGGGTGGTACTATTTGGGTAGAGAGTAAAGGTGGTATTGGTGGCGAACCTCCTATGTTCTGGCAAACAAGATCTGCTACTACTCAAGGTTCTACCTTCTACTTCACCCTCACTTTGCCCTTGACTGCCAAGGCGATCGCGACTACAGATATGCCTGTGAATATGGGGAATGAGAGTTTGATGGCTGAGCAATTTCCTCTCAGGATTTTAGTTGTAGAAGATAATCCTGTAAATCAAAAAATTGCTATGCTCATGATTCTAAAACAGTTTGGTTATCATGTTGACGTTGCTAACAACGGCATAGAATCTGTCAATAAGGTCTCTCAAGGGGCTTATGATCTGGTGTTTATGGATGTACAGATGCCTGAGATGGATGGATTGACAGCGACTAAACTAATTCGAGCTAATCTCTCCATTCCTATCCAACCCTATATTGTGGCGATGACTGGAAATGCTATGCCAGAGGATCGCCAAGCTTGTTTTGATGCGGGGATGAATGATTACATCAGTAAACCAATAAGAAGTAACGAAATTGCACGAGTGTTTGCTCAATATAGAAATTTTGCTCTTAATTCAAAGATAAATTGA
- a CDS encoding UDP-N-acetylmuramoyl-L-alanyl-D-glutamate--2,6-diaminopimelate ligase, with the protein MRLGQLLALAGYQNSQPELDGLEVKRLITDSRACQDGDLFIGMTGTQVDGGKFAPQAIAQGAIAAIISLEAHANLAVKDKAIAVDDVVVACSKLATAFYDYPAQKLKLVGVTGTNGKTTTTHLIEFLLQTQYAAALFGTLYTRWAGYSQTASHTTPFAVDLQAQLSQAIAAGCDVGLMEVSSHALDQRRVLGCPFEVAVFTNLTQDHLDYHKDLEAYFQAKSLLFSDTYLQGRAIINLDDPFGQRLVQSLTDKPVWTYSISNSQADFYTEDLTYLPNGATGILHTPQGAITFKSPLVGRFNVENILAAIATALHMGMGLTEVISRLPEFKSVPGRVERVQVSDDQDVTVVVDYAHTPDSLENLLKAMRPFTQRELVCVFGCGGDRDRTKRPLMGGIAARLADRVYVTSDNPRTEDPQRILDDVVVGVKADIGDKPLTIEGDRHKCIQLAIAEAQAGDTILIAGKGHEDYQIIGREKIHFDDREEAQLALSNRRLGTH; encoded by the coding sequence ATGCGTTTAGGACAATTGCTTGCGTTAGCAGGGTATCAAAATTCTCAGCCTGAACTAGATGGGCTAGAAGTCAAGCGTTTAATTACCGATTCACGGGCTTGTCAAGATGGGGACTTGTTTATCGGCATGACTGGTACACAGGTGGATGGGGGCAAATTTGCGCCACAGGCGATCGCGCAGGGCGCGATCGCAGCAATCATCTCCCTTGAGGCTCATGCAAATTTGGCGGTTAAGGATAAAGCGATCGCCGTCGATGATGTGGTTGTCGCTTGTAGCAAATTGGCGACAGCATTTTATGACTATCCTGCTCAAAAGCTAAAACTGGTGGGCGTGACGGGGACAAATGGCAAAACGACGACGACCCACCTGATCGAGTTTTTATTGCAAACCCAATATGCTGCGGCCCTATTTGGCACACTCTATACCCGTTGGGCGGGCTATTCCCAGACTGCAAGCCATACCACACCCTTTGCAGTAGACTTGCAGGCGCAACTATCCCAAGCGATCGCCGCAGGTTGTGATGTCGGTTTGATGGAGGTTAGCTCCCATGCTCTAGATCAGAGGCGCGTGTTAGGTTGCCCCTTTGAGGTTGCCGTATTTACCAACTTGACCCAAGACCATTTGGACTACCACAAAGACCTAGAGGCTTATTTTCAGGCAAAGTCTCTCCTGTTTAGCGACACCTATTTACAAGGTCGCGCCATTATTAATCTCGATGATCCCTTTGGGCAGAGATTAGTGCAATCTCTCACGGACAAACCAGTTTGGACCTATAGCATTAGCAACTCTCAAGCCGATTTTTATACAGAGGATTTGACCTATCTGCCCAATGGCGCGACGGGAATCCTGCATACCCCACAGGGAGCAATTACTTTCAAATCGCCTCTAGTGGGGCGCTTTAATGTCGAGAATATTTTGGCAGCGATCGCTACGGCTTTGCATATGGGCATGGGCTTGACGGAAGTAATCAGCCGCTTGCCAGAGTTTAAGAGTGTCCCTGGCCGCGTAGAACGGGTACAGGTCAGCGATGACCAAGATGTAACTGTGGTGGTGGACTATGCCCATACTCCCGACAGTCTCGAAAACCTACTCAAGGCAATGCGTCCCTTTACGCAGCGTGAATTAGTCTGTGTATTTGGCTGTGGTGGCGATCGCGATCGCACCAAGCGTCCATTGATGGGTGGGATTGCTGCCCGACTTGCCGATCGCGTTTATGTCACTTCCGACAATCCGCGCACCGAAGATCCTCAGAGAATTCTTGATGATGTTGTAGTTGGTGTAAAGGCTGACATTGGGGATAAACCTCTGACCATCGAAGGCGATCGCCATAAATGTATCCAACTGGCGATCGCTGAAGCCCAAGCAGGCGATACGATTTTGATCGCAGGCAAAGGACATGAAGACTATCAAATTATTGGACGCGAAAAAATCCATTTTGACGATCGCGAAGAGGCACAATTAGCTTTGAGCAACCGTCGATTAGGTACTCACTAA
- a CDS encoding response regulator: protein MGSQSAPKPKLLVIDDEPDNLDLLFRTFYREYQVLRANSGLEALELLDHEGEVAVIISDQRMPIMSGTEFLSQMAVKYPDTMRIILTGYTDVEDLVEAINTCKVFKYVTKPWDEDELRNVVSQAIDTHNVLRNRTAELRRTLRQQSLINAIAASVDNDAPYRESIAAIAEFIARHFEVSGSILRLFENGQLLEDYFAYCHEPIANLPQLAASLPLQARIVAISNIETDVRITEADKEIYAQANIKSVLFIPLEVQKECLAMLALYHCGSPHEWSKDELDLIELASDQAAIVSSRARAYDRIQELAKREALLNTITSTIRSSLDPKKIFASITQQLGQALNTESCALSLWTEEDHYLRCVGLHLLDPDEVIGNTDSSNESTLPQSIVNISVNPVFLALIETKQPVAITDLHENPEWNLIDLPLRSIARSLLIVPLLSDGKIIGSISMRQNKEPRQWQPEEISLVQAVAAQAAIAVQQANLFQKTRQQAQQLLELDRQKTEFFQNLSHEFRTPLTLTIGPLEAAIEQSNPLPYDQSVIALRNCRRLLRLVNQLLDIQRLDAGKMQACFRPCNLVEFTSQTIDAFRPYCERKNIHLFSEFSECPDIYLDLEKFDKVLYNLLSNAMKFTPSNGSINISIDVDEEQKRCILRVHDTGIGIRQDQIPFLFDRFRQAEGSVNRSYEGSGLGLALVKELVSLHGGDISVTSDYGYGTTFAIAIPMGKKHLPADQVTNLPADLQISRASVELADIETELNLEEDTIPSLANDSEFPISDHPQTGTILIVDDNRDLRSYLRRVLNQSGYDVVSGHNGAHGYTQAQQYRPDLIVTDLMMPQVSGLDLIAMIRKDQELSGTPIILLTAKANEETRIEGTEMGADGYLAKPFNDRELLAEVRNLLALKANERRIAQLNLYLTESVLKRFLPPSLVAKAATGELSLDLRPEPKMITVLFTDIVGFTSLANTLRSRRVAELLNQYLGAMTEAIFANGGTVDKFMGDGIMALFGAPEDCSPNEQVRRAVQTAKSMQRSLAQLNEQWAAQGIPTVRFRCGIHQGTAVVGMFGSAERSDYTAIGPTVNIAARIQSAAEPDCILVSAAVADYLDDEELRKREPLKLKGVDETVLTFFVDS from the coding sequence ATGGGTTCGCAATCTGCCCCTAAACCTAAGTTGCTAGTTATCGATGATGAACCCGATAACTTAGATTTGCTATTTCGGACTTTTTATCGAGAATATCAAGTTCTCAGGGCTAATAGTGGCTTGGAAGCCTTGGAATTGCTCGATCATGAGGGGGAAGTTGCGGTAATTATCTCTGATCAGAGAATGCCGATCATGAGTGGAACGGAATTTTTGAGCCAAATGGCGGTCAAATATCCAGACACCATGCGAATCATCCTCACGGGCTATACCGATGTTGAGGATTTGGTCGAAGCGATTAATACCTGCAAAGTCTTCAAATATGTCACCAAACCTTGGGATGAAGATGAACTGAGAAATGTCGTCAGTCAGGCGATCGACACTCACAATGTATTGCGAAATCGTACTGCCGAACTGCGCCGAACCCTCCGCCAACAGTCACTTATCAATGCGATCGCTGCCTCCGTCGATAACGATGCCCCCTATCGCGAAAGTATTGCCGCGATCGCCGAATTTATTGCCCGTCATTTTGAAGTCTCAGGCAGTATTTTGAGACTATTTGAGAATGGTCAACTGTTAGAAGATTATTTTGCCTATTGCCATGAACCAATTGCTAACTTGCCGCAGTTAGCGGCATCACTACCTCTCCAAGCGCGGATTGTGGCAATTAGCAATATCGAAACTGATGTGCGGATTACTGAAGCTGACAAAGAGATCTATGCCCAAGCAAATATCAAATCTGTTCTTTTTATTCCCCTCGAAGTTCAGAAAGAATGCTTAGCGATGCTAGCGCTATATCATTGTGGAAGCCCCCATGAATGGAGCAAAGATGAATTGGATTTAATTGAGTTAGCAAGTGATCAGGCGGCGATCGTCAGTTCCCGTGCCAGAGCCTATGATCGTATTCAAGAACTTGCCAAGAGAGAAGCTCTACTCAATACGATTACCAGTACAATTCGTTCCAGTCTCGATCCCAAAAAGATTTTTGCTTCGATTACCCAACAGTTAGGACAGGCTCTCAATACCGAAAGTTGCGCCCTTTCTTTATGGACTGAAGAAGATCATTATTTACGCTGTGTAGGTTTGCATTTGCTCGATCCTGATGAGGTAATTGGTAATACAGATAGTTCCAACGAATCAACATTACCTCAATCCATTGTCAATATCTCCGTTAATCCTGTATTTCTCGCACTAATTGAAACGAAGCAACCCGTAGCAATTACCGATTTGCATGAGAATCCTGAATGGAATCTGATTGATTTGCCCTTGCGCTCCATTGCTCGATCACTATTGATCGTCCCCTTGCTCTCCGATGGCAAGATTATTGGCAGCATTTCCATGCGTCAAAACAAAGAGCCTCGCCAATGGCAGCCTGAAGAAATCTCTCTAGTCCAAGCCGTAGCTGCACAGGCGGCGATCGCCGTCCAACAGGCAAATCTCTTTCAAAAAACCCGCCAACAAGCCCAGCAACTGCTGGAACTCGATCGCCAAAAAACCGAGTTCTTTCAAAATCTATCCCATGAATTTCGTACTCCGCTTACCTTAACCATTGGCCCCCTCGAAGCGGCGATCGAGCAATCTAATCCATTGCCCTACGATCAATCTGTGATCGCTCTGCGTAACTGTCGGCGGTTGCTACGATTAGTCAATCAATTGCTGGATATCCAACGCCTTGATGCTGGCAAAATGCAAGCCTGTTTCCGCCCTTGCAATCTCGTCGAATTTACCAGTCAAACCATTGATGCGTTCCGTCCCTATTGCGAGCGCAAAAATATTCATCTCTTTAGCGAATTTAGCGAATGTCCTGATATTTATCTCGACCTAGAGAAGTTTGATAAGGTTCTCTACAATCTCCTGTCCAATGCCATGAAGTTTACGCCCAGCAATGGCAGTATCAACATTAGTATTGATGTAGATGAAGAGCAGAAACGATGTATTCTTCGGGTACATGATACAGGTATCGGCATTCGCCAAGATCAGATTCCTTTTCTCTTTGATCGATTCCGTCAAGCGGAGGGTTCTGTCAATCGCAGTTATGAGGGTAGTGGCTTAGGTTTAGCACTAGTCAAAGAACTCGTTAGTCTGCATGGTGGCGATATTTCAGTCACGTCAGATTATGGCTATGGGACAACCTTTGCGATCGCCATTCCGATGGGTAAAAAACACTTACCCGCCGATCAAGTTACTAACTTACCTGCGGATTTACAAATTTCTAGAGCCTCAGTGGAACTTGCCGATATTGAAACAGAACTCAATTTAGAAGAAGACACAATTCCCTCACTAGCTAATGATAGTGAATTTCCCATTTCTGACCATCCTCAAACAGGCACAATTCTAATCGTTGATGATAATCGGGATCTGCGAAGTTATTTGCGGCGCGTTCTCAATCAATCTGGTTATGACGTGGTTTCAGGACATAATGGCGCTCATGGATACACCCAAGCTCAACAATATCGACCTGATTTGATCGTTACTGATTTGATGATGCCACAGGTTTCAGGTTTAGATTTGATTGCGATGATTCGCAAAGATCAGGAATTGTCAGGTACACCGATCATTTTGCTAACCGCTAAGGCAAACGAAGAGACCCGCATCGAAGGTACGGAAATGGGTGCAGATGGCTACTTAGCCAAGCCCTTTAACGATCGCGAATTATTAGCGGAAGTGCGGAATCTACTCGCCCTCAAAGCCAATGAACGCCGCATTGCCCAACTCAATCTCTATTTAACGGAATCTGTCCTCAAACGTTTTTTACCGCCTAGTCTGGTTGCTAAAGCCGCTACAGGTGAACTCAGCCTCGATCTCCGTCCTGAGCCAAAGATGATCACAGTTCTCTTTACGGATATTGTGGGCTTTACTTCCCTTGCTAATACTTTGCGATCGCGTCGCGTTGCGGAACTGCTCAATCAATACCTCGGCGCGATGACTGAGGCGATTTTTGCCAATGGCGGCACTGTGGATAAATTTATGGGTGACGGCATCATGGCATTGTTTGGTGCGCCCGAAGATTGCAGTCCAAACGAACAAGTGCGTCGTGCTGTTCAGACTGCTAAATCGATGCAGCGATCGCTTGCCCAACTCAATGAACAATGGGCAGCCCAAGGCATTCCTACTGTTAGGTTTCGCTGTGGCATCCATCAAGGTACTGCCGTTGTGGGGATGTTTGGCAGTGCAGAGCGATCGGACTACACGGCGATCGGCCCGACGGTAAATATTGCGGCGCGGATTCAGTCGGCGGCGGAACCTGATTGTATTCTCGTATCGGCAGCCGTGGCGGACTACCTAGATGATGAGGAATTGCGTAAACGTGAACCGCTTAAGCTCAAAGGTGTAGACGAGACGGTATTGACGTTTTTTGTGGATAGTTAA
- a CDS encoding P-loop NTPase fold protein, giving the protein MDLELSRFYKACNPTHPLDSSNEEDRSYYVDLSTVRGEKLIESLSRKIVRISPDESTCQLFTGHIGCGKSTELLRLKHELTEKKFHVAYFECDRQLELSDVDASDILLAIAGQLSKGLEQEGINIIPEYFKKLFGELKDILQTKLDLSANFKLSVGIAEITAQAKNSPSLRRQMRERLESRTNSIITSINKELLAPAKERLQAAGKKGLVVIVDNLDRIENRIDLKEQSKAGYLFVERGDQLRGLDCHVVYTVPLLLTFSNDAAIVTSRFGTDIKTLPMVPARLADGSECEEGLALLRQIVMARAFPKANPLQRINDEFVNKVFDSPKTLDRLCQASGGHVRNLFRLLYGCLEQDDPPITAKLVESIIAKERNKMVKTITDDEWDLIKKVQQDKRVRGEAEYQTLIKSQFVFEYEYQGNSWFDRNPILDD; this is encoded by the coding sequence ATGGATCTTGAACTTTCTCGATTTTATAAGGCTTGCAATCCCACGCATCCTCTCGACTCCAGCAATGAAGAGGATCGCAGTTATTATGTTGACCTCTCAACGGTGCGGGGAGAAAAGCTGATTGAAAGTTTATCGCGCAAGATTGTGAGAATTTCGCCCGATGAGTCAACCTGTCAGCTATTTACAGGGCATATCGGCTGTGGCAAATCGACGGAGCTTTTGCGGCTGAAGCATGAGTTGACCGAGAAAAAGTTTCATGTGGCTTATTTTGAATGCGATCGCCAGTTGGAACTGAGTGATGTTGATGCCAGCGATATTTTGTTAGCGATCGCGGGTCAACTCAGTAAAGGATTGGAACAGGAGGGCATTAATATCATCCCCGAATATTTCAAAAAACTATTTGGCGAACTGAAGGATATTTTGCAAACCAAACTTGATTTGAGCGCAAATTTCAAGCTATCAGTGGGGATTGCCGAGATTACAGCCCAAGCGAAGAATAGCCCGTCATTGCGTCGGCAAATGCGCGAACGGTTGGAATCCCGCACCAATAGCATTATTACTTCCATTAATAAGGAGTTACTGGCTCCTGCCAAGGAGAGATTGCAAGCTGCTGGTAAAAAAGGCTTAGTTGTGATTGTGGATAACCTCGATCGCATTGAAAATCGCATTGATCTTAAAGAGCAGTCCAAGGCTGGATATTTGTTTGTCGAACGGGGCGATCAGTTGCGAGGGTTAGATTGTCATGTGGTTTACACAGTGCCTTTGTTGCTAACTTTTTCTAACGATGCGGCGATCGTGACCAGTCGATTTGGAACCGATATTAAGACTTTGCCGATGGTTCCTGCACGATTGGCAGATGGTAGTGAGTGTGAAGAGGGACTTGCTTTGCTACGTCAGATTGTGATGGCAAGGGCTTTCCCGAAGGCAAATCCATTACAGCGCATTAATGATGAATTTGTAAACAAAGTATTCGATAGTCCCAAAACTCTCGATCGCCTATGTCAAGCTAGTGGTGGTCATGTTCGCAATTTATTTCGATTGCTGTATGGTTGCCTAGAGCAGGACGATCCGCCGATTACCGCAAAATTAGTTGAGAGCATCATCGCTAAGGAACGGAATAAGATGGTAAAGACAATCACTGATGATGAATGGGATTTGATTAAGAAGGTACAACAGGATAAACGGGTACGTGGTGAGGCGGAATATCAAACCCTGATCAAGAGTCAGTTTGTGTTTGAGTATGAGTATCAAGGTAATAGTTGGTTTGACCGAAATCCGATTTTAGATGATTAA